A portion of the Armatimonadota bacterium genome contains these proteins:
- a CDS encoding lytic transglycosylase domain-containing protein — MSIGGPNAVQHRIRQIEARIAEIEGETVQQEEILPLGFPSGGPIPSGLTLRRAGDFDSIIESAATRYNLSSELLKAVIDAESSGDPSAVSPKGAMGLMQLMPGTAKALGVSDPFDPEQNIDGGARYLRRLMDQFGEPSLALAAYNAGPGAVKKYGGVPPYPETQNYIQKILSNVR, encoded by the coding sequence ATGAGTATCGGAGGCCCAAACGCGGTTCAGCATCGCATCCGACAGATCGAGGCGAGAATCGCCGAGATCGAAGGGGAGACGGTCCAACAGGAAGAGATATTGCCTCTTGGCTTTCCCAGCGGCGGCCCCATCCCCAGCGGTCTAACCTTGAGACGCGCAGGCGACTTCGATTCTATCATCGAATCCGCGGCGACCCGATACAATTTGAGCTCAGAACTTCTGAAGGCCGTGATCGACGCAGAATCGAGCGGCGACCCAAGCGCCGTATCGCCAAAAGGCGCGATGGGACTGATGCAACTGATGCCGGGCACGGCCAAAGCGCTGGGCGTCAGCGACCCGTTCGACCCCGAACAGAACATTGACGGCGGCGCAAGGTATCTAAGAAGATTGATGGATCAGTTCGGAGAACCTTCGCTCGCGCTGGCCGCCTACAACGCCGGCCCCGGAGCGGTCAAAAAGTATGGGGGCGTGCCGCCCTATCCAGAAACGCAGAACTACATCCAAAAGATTTTGTCGAACGTTCGATAA